Proteins from a genomic interval of Sphingomonas carotinifaciens:
- a CDS encoding HU family DNA-binding protein — translation MLRSELVQMIKERHADFTTREAELIVTAFFDAIVRQLQADGRVELRGFGMFTTRAREARQARNPRTGEGVKVPAKRVTYFRPGKELRERLNADAPADVEYDDVLAA, via the coding sequence GTGTTGCGATCCGAGTTGGTGCAGATGATCAAGGAACGGCACGCCGATTTCACGACGCGCGAGGCGGAGCTTATCGTCACCGCGTTTTTCGATGCCATCGTCAGGCAATTGCAGGCCGATGGCCGGGTCGAATTGCGCGGGTTCGGCATGTTCACCACACGGGCTCGTGAAGCCCGGCAGGCGCGCAATCCGAGAACCGGCGAAGGTGTGAAGGTGCCCGCAAAGCGCGTCACCTATTTCCGGCCCGGCAAGGAACTGCGCGAGCGGCTGAACGCGGATGCTCCTGCCGATGTCGAGTATGACGACGTCTTGGCGGCCTGA